The Juglans regia cultivar Chandler chromosome 2, Walnut 2.0, whole genome shotgun sequence genome includes a window with the following:
- the LOC109017951 gene encoding MDIS1-interacting receptor like kinase 2-like translates to MHHDCSPPIIHRDISSSNILLDSQFEAHVSDFGTAKLLELDSSNWTSPAGTYGYIAPELAYTMKVTEKCDVYSFGVLAIEVIKGQHPGDFISLLSMPLAMENIQVKDVLDQRLPFPAAQVENELIIVLKLAMKCLNVYPQSRPTMHMISQVLSTNIAHS, encoded by the exons ATGCATCACGATTGCTCCCCTCCGATTATTCATCGTGACATATCAAGTAGCAACATCTTGCTGGATTCTCAATTTGAGGCTCATGTTTCAGACTTTGGGACTGCTAAGCTTTTGGAGCTAGACTCATCCAATTGGACTTCCCCTGCAGGAACTTATGGATATATTGCACCag aGCTTGCTTATACAATGAAGGTAACTGAGAAATGTGATGTATATAGCTTTGGGGTATTGGCAATCGAAGTCATTAAAGGACAGCATCCAGGTGATTTCATCTCCTTACTATCAATGCCGCTAGCTATGGAGAACATACAGGTGAAAGATGTGTTGGACCAACGGCTTCCATTTCCAGCAGCTCAAGTTGAAAATGAActtataatagttttaaaaCTAGCCATGAAATGCTTAAATGTCTATCCCCAATCAAGGCCGACAATGCACATGATTTCTCAAGTGTTATCGACCAATATTGCACATTCCTAG
- the LOC118347640 gene encoding MDIS1-interacting receptor like kinase 2-like, translating into MGTLTIKKALSLLINFVLFAQLVPSPEAAFSSTSSKEATALLTWKDSLQNDSQSHLSSWSPSVSYSNLNLSGNPCNNWLGISCNLAGSIVKIDLGNSSLQGTLHGFSFLSFPNLAYIDLYMNALFDTIPPQISYLSKLEYLDLSFNQFSGKIPPEIGKLTNLKFLYLEDNYLNSSIPEEIGRLHFLTELALYKNHIEGSIPPSLGNLSNLVNLFLYDNELSGFIPPEMGNLSNLDKLFLSINHLTGSIPPTFGNLKKLTILSMFGNSLSGPIPSEIGNLNSLKELSLLQNNLSGSIPASLGNLGNLTILHLNNNSLSGSIPTEIGNLKFINGLQLDENQLHGSLPTSFANLTNLIKLFLSDNQLTGPIPQGIGDLINLDTLELEKNEFTGNLPQNICHGGSLLYFAASNNRLDGQIPKSFKNCTSVVRVLLGGNQLIGDISKDFGVYPNLKLIDLSHNRFYGRISSNWGQCQQLQILLLGKNNITGSIPHEIGNWTQLGELDLSSNHIVGTIPEEFGRLISLERLRMNGNQLSGAIPFEFGSLTNLEYLDMSANKLSKSIPSNFGDFVKLIDLNLSHNNFSEGIPAHLLTFYHISKLDISYNSLNGEIPMEINKLESLVILNLSHNYLSGFIPKAFEQMRGLLYADISYNELQGPIPNSNAFQALQGNKRLCGNVTGLQPCNASMIYKHSSKKGHKVVFLLVFPLLGAVFVLLSFFGVFLFMQRRKTDLESKQSKAEGQVLFLSVLQFNGRALYDEIIKVTNGFDGFVLKQS; encoded by the coding sequence atgGGAAcattaaccattaagaaagCATTATCCCTTCTCATCAACTTTGTCCTATTTGCTCAGTTGGTTCCTTCACCGGAAGCTGctttttcttctacttcttccaAAGAAGCTACTGCTCTTCTTACATGGAAAGACAGCCTTCAAAACGACTCCCAATCTCACTTATCTTCATGGAGTCCTTCAGTTTCTTATTCCAATCTAAACCTAAGTGGGAATCCATGCAATAATTGGCTTGGTATTTCATGCAACCTTGCTGGAAGCATCGTCAAAATAGACCTTGGCAACTCTAGTTTACAAGGTACGCTTCACGGATTTTCCTTCTTGTCATTTCCAAATCTTGCGTACATTGATCTTTACATGAACGCACTTTTTGACACAATTCCACCTCAAATTAGCTACCTGTCAAAACTTGAATATCTCGATTTGTCCTTTAATCAGTTTTCAGGTAAAATCCCACCAGAAATTGGCAAGCTAACTAATCTTAAGTTCCTCTACCTTGAAGACAATTACCTAAATAGCTCCATTCCTGAAGAAATAGGGCGCCTACACTTTCTAACTGAACTTGCTCTTTACAAAAACCATATAGAAGGTTCCATTCCACCTTCTTTAGGCAATTTGAGCAACTTGGTTAACTTGTTTCTTTATGACAATGAACTTTCTGGTTTCATTCCTCCAGAAATGGGAAACCTCTCCAATTTGGATAAACTTTTCCTTAGTATTAACCACCTGACAGGTTCAATCCCTCCCACTTTCGGAAACTTGAAAAAGCTAACCATCTTGTCCATGTTTGGTAATTCACTTTCCGGTCCCATCCCTTCAGAAATTGGAAATTTGAATTCCCTAAAGGAATTAAGTCTTCTTCAAAATAATCTTTCGGGCTCAATTCCAGCATCATTAGGTAATTTGGGAAATCTTACCATACTTCACCTGAATAACAATAGCCTTTCTGGATCCATTCCTACGGAAATAGGAAACTTGAAGTTTATCAATGGTCTACAGTTGGATGAAAACCAACTACATGGTTCTCTTCCAACTTCATTTGCTAATTTGAccaatttgataaagttattcCTTAGTGACAACCAACTTACGGGACCTATTCCTCAAGGAATTGGAGATCTCATCAACTTGGATACTCTAGAActggaaaaaaatgaatttactgGTAATTTGCCTCAAAACATTTGCCATGGTGGATCACTTCTATACTTTGCTGCAAGCAACAACCGTTTGGATGGCCAAATTcccaaaagcttcaaaaattgCACAAGCGTAGTCAGAGTCCTATTAGGAGGTAACCAACTCATTGGGGATATATCTAAGGACTTTGGTGTTTATCCAAACTTGAAGCTCATAGATCTAAGTCATAATAGATTTTATGGAAGGATCTCAAGTAATTGGGGACAATGTCAGCAACTACAAATCCTACTTCTGGGTAAAAACAATATTACTGGTAGCATACCACACGAGATTGGAAATTGGACTCAACTAGGTGAACTTGATCTTTCTTCCAATCATATAGTTGGGACTATTCCAGAAGAATTCGGAAGGTTGATTTCTTTAGAGCGATTGAGGATGAATGGCAATCAACTCTCTGGTGCTATTCCTTTTGAATTTGGATCATTGACAAATCTTGAATATCTTGACATGTCCGCAAACAAGCTGAGTAAGTCAATTCCAAGTAATTTTGGGGACTTTGTGAAATTGATCGACTTGAATTTAAGCCACAACAATTTTAGCGAAGGGATTCCAGCCCACCTCCTAACCTTCTATCATATCTCCAAATTAGATATAAGTTACAACTCTTTAAATGGAGAGATACCAATGGAAATTAACAAATTGGAGAGCTTAGTGATCTTAAATCTCTCCCACAATTATCTTTCTGGTTTCATTCCGAAAGCATTCGAACAAATGCGTGGCTTGTTGTATGCCGACATATCCTACAATGAGTTGCAGGGACCCATTCCTAATAGCAACGCATTTCAAGCATTACAAGGGAACAAGCGGTTGTGTGGTAATGTTACAGGACTACAACCATGCAATGCTTCCATGATATACAAACATAGCTCAAAAAAGGGACACAAAGTAGTGTTTCTTCTTGTTTTCCCGCTTTTAGGAGCAGTTTTTGttctactttctttctttggggTTTTTCTCTTTATGCAAAGAAGAAAGACAGATCTAGAATCCAAACAAAGCAAGGCCGAGGGCCAAGTACTGTTTCTTTCAGTATTACAATTCAATGGAAGAGCATTGTATGATGAAATCATAAAAGTGACCAATGGTTTTGATGGTTTTGTCTTAAAGCAGAGCTAA